In Nitrospirota bacterium, one genomic interval encodes:
- a CDS encoding NAD(P) transhydrogenase subunit alpha, which yields MLSPLMVDIYVLMLASFVGFELIRKVPPTLHTPLMSGTNAITGISLVGALVAAGHEGGMITKFLGLLAVISAAINVVGGFMLTDRMLKMFRKKEK from the coding sequence ATGTTATCTCCCTTGATGGTTGACATTTATGTTTTGATGCTGGCCAGCTTCGTTGGCTTTGAATTGATCCGTAAAGTTCCGCCAACGCTTCATACGCCTTTAATGTCAGGTACCAATGCGATCACCGGAATTTCCCTTGTGGGAGCGTTGGTCGCCGCCGGTCACGAAGGGGGAATGATCACAAAATTTCTCGGACTCCTTGCTGTCATTTCCGCGGCCATCAATGTGGTGGGAGGTTTTATGCTGACCGATCGCATGTTAAAAATGTTCAGGAAGAAGGAAAAATAA
- a CDS encoding NAD(P)(+) transhydrogenase (Re/Si-specific) subunit beta, producing MQSQIINIVYLISSALVILGIKRLGHPDTARSGNLFSTLAIFLAVTVTLLNKEIVTFNTILIGAVIGGGIGLMFARMVKMTEMPEMVAMLNGFGSISSAMIGITEFYRTFPNQNGFDVTAIVLSAIVGTSTFSGSIIAFAKLRELMTGKAILYKFQHPLNLLMFLGIVGYSIYLPYQPDSNFSFIMINVLSLILGITLVLPIGGADMPVVISLHNSYSGIAVVVTGFLFNNNVLIIVGSIVGSSGMILTYIMCKGMNRSVINVMFGAMAQKQKAAASGATGGPRGAVKEFSIEDAVTVLQNCRSLIVVPGYGLAAAQAQHAVRELGDLLEERGVTVKYAIHPVAGRMPGHMNVLLAEANVPYPQLYDMDDINEEFSKCDVSLVIGANDVVNPAAKTNPASPIYGMPILDVESTKTIIVLKRSMNPGFAGIENELFERPNTMMVFGDAKKTVNEFIKGIKE from the coding sequence ATGCAGAGCCAAATCATTAATATTGTTTACCTCATATCATCCGCACTGGTCATTCTTGGAATTAAACGCCTTGGACACCCGGATACGGCCCGTTCCGGAAATCTCTTCTCCACGCTGGCGATCTTTCTTGCTGTCACCGTGACCCTTCTTAATAAGGAGATTGTAACTTTTAACACCATTCTTATCGGGGCGGTGATCGGCGGGGGAATCGGTTTAATGTTTGCCCGAATGGTGAAGATGACCGAAATGCCCGAAATGGTGGCCATGTTAAACGGATTTGGGAGTATCTCCTCCGCCATGATCGGCATTACCGAATTTTACAGAACGTTTCCGAATCAAAACGGCTTTGACGTCACCGCCATCGTCTTATCGGCGATTGTGGGGACCAGTACCTTTTCAGGCAGCATTATTGCGTTCGCCAAACTGCGCGAATTAATGACCGGGAAAGCGATTCTGTACAAATTTCAGCACCCGCTTAATCTCCTGATGTTCCTCGGTATTGTCGGTTACTCCATCTATCTGCCTTACCAGCCGGACAGCAATTTTTCTTTCATCATGATTAATGTCCTCTCTCTCATTCTCGGCATTACCCTCGTTTTACCCATTGGCGGAGCAGACATGCCTGTGGTCATTTCGCTTCACAATTCTTACTCGGGAATTGCCGTGGTCGTGACCGGATTTCTTTTTAATAACAATGTCTTGATTATTGTCGGATCGATCGTGGGTTCTTCCGGAATGATCCTGACCTATATCATGTGCAAAGGAATGAATCGGTCGGTTATCAATGTGATGTTCGGCGCGATGGCCCAGAAACAGAAAGCAGCAGCTTCCGGTGCCACGGGAGGTCCGAGAGGCGCAGTCAAGGAGTTTTCGATTGAAGATGCGGTTACGGTTCTGCAGAACTGCCGTTCGCTCATTGTGGTTCCCGGCTATGGTCTCGCCGCGGCACAGGCCCAACACGCCGTCAGGGAACTGGGTGATCTGCTTGAAGAGAGGGGAGTGACCGTCAAATATGCCATCCACCCTGTCGCGGGACGCATGCCTGGCCACATGAATGTCCTCCTTGCGGAGGCCAATGTTCCCTATCCGCAGTTGTACGACATGGATGACATCAATGAAGAATTTTCAAAATGCGACGTGTCGTTGGTCATCGGGGCCAATGATGTGGTTAATCCTGCGGCCAAAACGAATCCTGCCAGTCCGATTTACGGGATGCCGATCCTCGATGTGGAGAGCACGAAGACCATCATCGTGCTCAAAAGAAGCATGAATCCGGGTTTTGCCGGGATAGAAAACGAACTGTTTGAAAGGCCCAATACGATGATGGTATTTGGTGATGCGAAAAAGACGGTCAATGAGTTTATAAAAGGGATTAAAGAATAA